DNA sequence from the Liolophura sinensis isolate JHLJ2023 chromosome 1, CUHK_Ljap_v2, whole genome shotgun sequence genome:
GGCAGTAAGTGAGCCCACCTCCATCATGCTGCTGTAACAAGGCTGACCTTGAGTTCGTGACATTTAACAGCTTAAATACAGGCTGATGTATGGTTCAATCTAGGGATTTTAATGActttttgagttttcacatcGATCACGTGACAAAGACAGACAGATTGAAATGGTGACTGTTAAAAGGGTATACAATGAAAGTGTTATTTCTTGTCAGTTTGTGAATTTACCAACCTAAGGAATATTTGgctgacatcgatttatgtGAGGGAAGTTTTAATGCTTGCATAGACAGCGGTAAATGCTCTTTGCCTTACTTCTGACAAATTCGGGGCTATTTCCCATTGTAACTCTGGCAACAAACACAATTCACAGAGTTGCTTGAAATGTGAGTTACCCCACTCCTCAACTGCCACTTTCCAGGCCAGGTCTAGCCTAAAGCCTGCTGAGACACTGCTAATGTAGTGCCCAGCATCAGTATAGCCAGCCTCCATGCAgacaatttcaccaaaaataacaGCTCATACCCATCCTTATAGTTAGTATGCACCGATTCCCAGAGTTCTGTGAAGTGTAGATATGCCAATACCAGCATCAGTAAACCATCTCTTTGAATTAAACAAGTCAAGTCAACATCCACCATGTTTTTGAATTTGAACTTCTGCCAAGTCCCAAAAAGGTATGTGCTTGCTgttcaaaatataaattcttGACATCAAAATCCAATATTTGTAGCACCCTAATATTTGAAGAcaagaaaaagagtaaaaagcaaataaatttcaaactgAAAGTCTCGCTGGAATCAGTTTTGAACAGCTGGCATATACCTTGCTGGGGGCTGAAGTTGGctgatgtttgtgtttgtatgaATCGTTGAGTTCAGCAACAGCAACATTTGGTACAACTTCTCTTAGTATATTTCTCATGATTTTCTTTGTGATCTTGATGTTCTTTCCTTTTTTGTATTCCTAGATAGCCCAAACGTTTCCTAGTCTTGATGCAGAATGGAAATTCAAGTGTCTGCTTTTCGGGTAATGCTAAATAATCTTGCCCACCAGCTGTCTGAACGAGATCTTCAATCCATGAAATACTTGTGCCGTGACTTGATTCCTCGAGGACGTTTAGAAAGTATTGAAGAACCGATTGAGCTCTGGGATGCTCTGGAACAGAGGGAGCAGCTTGGTGTGAATAACACCAGGTTTTTAAAGCAATTGCTAATTTATGGCACTGAGGGCAGGCGAGACCTTTTGTCTATTCTGCAGAATTACGAGGCATCATTAACATCTAATGCTGATGTCCACGAGAGAACATCTGATGTGACGCCTTCACATGCCAACTTCAATGGCTACAGACTCAGTAATCCTATCAGAAGTCAACAACAATTCCCaggtattttgttcatttttttcttcaaacaaaccCTGTTATTTACAAAAGTGTGGGTTTAGCCTTCAATGCTAACCCTTGTAAGATGTAAGGTAAAACGTCGTTTGTATTCGAGAGAACTATATGATAGGACAAAACCGAAATGATGTCATTCTCTGAGAatcccttgtacatgtaagtgatcaCATAGTCATCTAGTGTGTGTTTATCTTTGTCACACTGTCTCACAAAGAGACTAGTAGTATACTAGTAGTATGTATAAAGCTGCTCTATAAACAGTATAAAGTAAATGGTAACTGAATAAATTTCATTGACCCTTTGAACAAAGATGCATGCTAAATACTTGAATTCATAAATTTGGAGACATTTTCGACCAGACTAATTAGAGTTTTGTCATCTATTTCTCGTCGCCAAATTACATGACCATTTCCCATCGATTTTGGAAAAGTGAGCTTGTTACTCTGAGCATTTGAGCCTGAAGTAAACCTTTCAGATCCCTGTTCATGATAACCTCATAGCCATACTCCCGTATGTTCGACTCCAAGTCTGGAGACAGCTTAGACGTGTACAGTCAGCCGCCAGTGAAAGTGGATGGCGCTTGCTTATGTTATCTCGGTGACACAACAAGACCTCCACATCGTTGTGTTTCACGTGTTCACCCAGAATGCAACCACTCTTCAGCGTTATAGACCATACACTTATATATTATTTGCCCATTTCACGGGCTCAGATGGTTGATGGCACTCGATGGCAGGTTGGgtaggaaaaaaaaagacaccaccATCTGTTGTCATTCTGTACTACATGTGTCATTCTTGACAGCCCGAGAGGATGAGGATAGAACagctacatttttattttactcaaTAATGTAAACTGCAAAAAAAGGATTAAATTTGGTTTCAGAATTAAGACGAGAGGTTGAGTTCATCGTGAAAAACATTGGCCGTGACTGGCGTCAGTTTGTGAGAGCATTGGGTGTTTGTGAGGCGGACATTGATTACGTGTCTGAACAGTATCCCCGAGATTTGCGAGAAAAAGTACGACAGACCTTAATAATGTGGCAGGCACAGAATCCAGAAATTGCCTCAAAGGAGGCTCTTATCACAGGGCTGAAGTTATGCGAGAGGAACGATATGGTGCATCAGATGTTGAGAGGACAATACTAGTGTATTGTTACAAGTATAGACCCAGTcatttcttaaaataatttagtgttgttttttttttatcttatcttCTTGACCTATCTATATAGGAGTAGAATATGTCGGCTACATTTCTATTTTTCCCGAGAAATTTTCGTAAAATCTGACTTGTATTTTGTGTAGGGCCTACATGGAACTATGGTTATTGTGTCTCGTGATTCGATTCAACTACAGGAAATATCCAGCTTCACTTAACCACTATCTCTTGGGTATATTTTCCAGAGTTAATCTAGATATACTGTTTATGGAATAATGTCTGGCGCTCTGTTTGCTCgttaagtttattttattttaattttacaaaattagCATTTCAAATTGTTTGAATTGGCTCTTTTATCGTTCGGTACTGTATCATGATGGTACAGAACCTTGTGCATGGATTGTATGTAGTTGTGTACATGCGTGGAAGTTTGTCCATGTAAAAGTTTATATTTGCAGTATGCAGATAGCAAGGACTCGCTATACAGAAAAGTTTGCTATTGAATGCGTATGGATTTGAAACAAAAGTCAAATGTACCAAGAAATTGGTTATAAGAGGAGCTTAGATGTAAATCTGTTTATATACACACGGCTTATATTTAACAGCTATGATAGCGTAAAAGATTGAGAAATAAAATAGCAACAATCTGGTGATGGTATTTCAGCATCTGGACGAACACCTGACCGATTGCTGGATGCTGGCGATTAGGGACCTGGTTCCCGGCCAGTGGATCAAAACCCGAAGTGGTGGTTGTGTAGTAGAGGGCTTTCCCATAGCCCTATAGTTAATATACAGGATGTCACGAAAACTGGATATTAAGAATATGACTTGTGCAGGTTCGATCCCAGCTCTGGAGAGGAAATTTGCAGATTCCCCCGCTCTCACCTCTTGGTGAGGCATTGGTGAAAGTATTAAAGCGGGCGAGAGCGTTCTTGTGACTCTTGGCACAGATTTACTTTCGTGGACACTGTCTTCTATGTCCCCACAATGTCACTGAAACATAGACaatgtggctttaagccataatcattcgttcatcCTACCAGTATGACACTCAAGCCTGTACctcacatatgggaaagttaATTCGTCATTATAACTTAtcaaaggtttgtggtttagcCTTGGACTGTTTTCTCTGCTCGTGCATAAAACCGaccgccattgtgtaagtgaaaattcctGAGTTTCATGTATTActttaaacaacagtcaaataagtgtataaattaatgttaaaacaACCACCCTACACGCTTTATACTTTACGAGTAGAAATATAATTTGCTTATATCTTTAATAATAGTAAAAGGAATACTTGAATACATATGTGCGCATCGATATCCTTAGAGATTCCAAAACTCGAGAGCGACCTGATCACGAAATAATTTAACCCTATATAATAGTGATATAGAATTCATACAGTACCGTATGGCAGAATCATAATGCGTTTTTCTATGggatattgtatatatgtttcagTATACTATTTCAGTATCACTTTCAAGGCTTCAGAGCATTAGTCGCTGAAGGGGTATTTCATTTCCAAATGACTATAGCAATTTGGATGCTATAAAGTTGTTATAAAGGGATAATTCAGCGGTATTGTgaacagtgtattaaatatatagTAGAAAATCCAACTGTATGTACTGCATGATTATATTGATTGTGTTGATTATGCAGTGAAAGTTAAATCAGGTTTCAATTTAAATGCAAAGGTGtcgggatttttttttatgttttttattatttcattcagTTAACTCTGATAACCATCTTATACATGAGACATCTTACAATcactcgccacgatatggctgaagtatttgccgatgtggcgtaaagccataatcattcattcattcttacaaTCACAAGTGGTCATTTGCTGTGTATGCGAATAACGTTTTCGCTATCCACAATCAACCTTAGAAGTATTCCATTGATTTGGGGATTTATTAATTTTCtaaattatataataaaagATACGATTTTGGGGACCAGTACCTAACCATTATGTGTGCACCGGGTATTTGGGTATATGTTACATGGATCGGCTCTTCAAAGGCGTATTAAGTTAAGGCATGTCTAGATCTTAATACCAATCTTctttctctgggctctgtccagtttatCCCGCCGTAATTCTGACCGCTGTcgaataagttaaatattcttgagtaaggcgtaaaacacaaatcaagtaagtgaataaataatgcCCATCTtgacataaaacaaaacaaatggcaATTTAGGCCAGACTAATAGTAATATGGAGCTCATAACGGGTAGTACATTTTCGAACAATTGGGCGCTGACTCCGAAATTTCAAAGAGGTGTTagtcttaagtcaaaatttcaaatcactttaaaattgttatttcttatgtgacACGGTCAAATTTTAAGCTCAAATAACGGAACATGCAAAATTTAAGATTAAAATTTAGACTTTtatctaagatcgcttcgtgatacCGTGGGTCAGATTCCCCACACAGCATGACGGCAACTTCTTACTTCCAAGGCTCTGCCGATGATGTCAACATGATTTGAGCATATCtcgataaatacaaaaaaatgatgGCTGTGGTAAATGCCTTGTCCAAGTGCCAAACACTGTAATTAGAAAGAAATTCATATTCCGGAGTCCTGTTCTTGTTCACCGTTTCGAGCATCCATACGCTTATGTTATTGATGATGGATGCAAAGTTGTTCCCCTTGTGCTCGTCAGGTGAATCGACACAAGCCTACAACTCGACGATAGACATCCTGTAATACATCATCAGTATGTAAATGAGCCTTAGGGCCTAATGATTTCACAGTATAGTACTACATATCTGGTACAGCTGAAGATCTGAATAAGTGACTTTTAACCTCTTGCTAGCACAGTCACTGCCTTAAGTCTGGAGTTTGTCAGATAATTGGTTTTGTGcggcatttttttttaggaaaaaaaaagcaaaattgcGTGAACCATGAAATACAACACACCAAAGTCCAACAAATTTTCTACAAGATAGTAAACTTTATTCTGGCACGCATAGACTGCTATAATATTAAAGGCGTTTTGGTTTATACATTTACCTCAAACTGTCTCCACCTCTGCATTTGGTGTCCTACCAGATTTGTGATCTTGAGTACTGATATTTCAAGACAGCACTATCAATACTGAAGTGTTATAGTTGGTTTACCAATATTCTCAAAAGGTTAAATAGGATATGAAAAGTGACGACTATTCCTCTTTTGCATGTTTCGATTAAAATGCTTTTCTTTCCGCACTcgatgaatatatttttaagcaGTTATAAAAGAACATCGGGTTTGTGAGCTGTAGACATCGGGCTCAAAGAAATAACAGCCACCTATGTAGGGGGTAGAAATCGGGCCCAAGGAAGCAACAGCCAGGTTTGTGAGTAACAGAAATCGGACACAAAGAACCAACAGCCAGGTTTGTGGGTGGTGGAAATCGGGCCCAAAGAAACTACGGCGCATCACATGGGACCCACCGACCCTAGGTGGCTcagatgtttaatttatttattggattggtgttttacgccgtactcaagaatatttcacttatacaacggcggccagtattatagtgggaggaaaccggtcacaacccgggggaaacccacgaccatccacaggttgctggaagaccttcccacttacggttggagaggaagccaacatgagctggaactcaaagcgaccgcactggtgagaggctcctgggtcattacgctgtgctagcgcgctaaccaactgagccacggaggcccccagatgTTTAAAGCACTGGCTTGCTGCAACTACCAGGCCCTAGGCTAATGAAGTTGCGTGCTCCACTTATAAGCCTTACCACCGGTgaatatgtgtgaaaaattctACAGAGAGGCGTTGAACATGAGTgaatcaatcactcaatcatgGAACCCACCTGAGGCAAAGCTGCAGTCGTAGAATAGAGCGATAACGATTCGAATACTCGACCTCATTAGGCACCTGTCATGTTCAGCGGCGTGCGCTTCTGATGGCTCTTAAGTCTTGTCTGTATGCATGGCGTCCATGAAAACTCATAATTCGACAGTTCATTTTGGAACTGAAATTCGACAAAATCTTAGGAAATCTCACCTTAATCCAAGTCATGTGGTACTTTAGTTGAGACAAATTTAACTCGTTTACCTTCGGACAACTGGCCAATGATCACTATACATTAACCAATCCTTGCATTTGTCTGAGGAGCAGTCGGTAGATTTGTCACATTTGCCTGCAGAGGAGCGGACAGGAGGTTTGTAGTTGTTCCTAATTAGCAGCGGTCCTGTGGTTTGTCACTTGTGCTTGGCGAGGAGCGATCAGGTGGTTTGTCGTGCCTGACGAGGAGCGGTCAGATGATGTGTCACTTCTACATGACGAGGAGCGGTTAGGTGGTTTGTCACTTCTACCTGACTAGGAATAGTCAGTTGGTTTGTCACTTCTACCGGCCGAGAAACGGTCAGCTGGTTTGTTACTTGTGCCTGACGAGGAGCGGTCAGGTGGTTTGACGCTTGTGCCTGACGAGGAGCGGTCAGGTGGTTTATCACTTGTGCCTGAGCGGTCTTCAGAATCAATTCAGGCCATCATTTTGGAACTGAAATAACAGTACCTTAATTGCGTGCATTCTGAAACAGCGATCAAATTAAGCAGCAATAAAATATGCAGAAATGATATTACAGGGGCGGTAGATACAATAGAGGCTCCGATTATCTGATCATCTTTATAGATTCACAGAACGTTTTGGACCATGTAGTGCGTTTCCGTTAGAGTACTGCTGTTGATCCCAACTCCGCCACTACACTCACTCATTCTGATGTGCTCACCAGCGGACTTTGTGTATGCGCGACAGTCCGACCATGCATGCACATCCACACTATagtcatttatttcaaatataacaAACGGGAAAAACCAAAAAGAAACACCTGCCCCGTAGGCCTAATCAAAGAGCTGCAAACCTGAGCAAATACTTATCAGCTAAAATTCAATTCGGGTAATCGCTTATAAGCCCACTCAGGAGAACAATGTTCTGTTCAAGCCGCCTTAAAAGATGCTAATTAGTTGTTCACTACATTAACAGGTGTAAGCTATAACAACTTTTTTCACCCTCTGTCAGTTGAATAGTGGTGGTCTGATTGGGGAACTAAAAGGTGCCTTTTAGTGGTGTTAacctgtatgtgtatattaGTTGTGCTGAAAATTCAGCTAGAGGATTAGCGCTGATAAGGTTAGTTCGAGCTAAGCGTCAAGCGTGTTGGAGACAGAGTTCTGAGTGGCGGCAGTTACATGGTGGGCCTGCCCGGATAACCCCCAGGTTTAGAGAGCTGCTAGTGTGCTCAACTTCATCAGCATGCAATATGggattttaatatttccgcTGGAAGCCATGGTCCATTCTTCAAAATCAGAAAGCATGATTGAATTCGGTAAATTTTGATGAAGACACCTGTGCGTGTATTATATTCATAACAAACGATTCAGCTGTTACTGATATAATTAGTGCTTCAGCCCTAAATAACGTTGTAAATGTTAACTGCCGAGACCTATAGGGCCTATATTTTAATACAATGACAATCTGTCGTCATCCATCCATAGTGTTGCATTACATTTCAGACGTATAATACCCGAAGCAAATACACCATCTGTCCACAGATGCAAGTCTCACAGTTACCCACCGTCAGTGGAGGTCTACATTTGTGAGCGGGGCGATCAACGTCCATCGTTCggaattaatgaataaaataattctttcaCATTTGTGAACCTCACAATCGCCGTCCATACATCATTTTGACTTTCTGCAAATAATTCTTTCACATTTGTAAACCTTACAATCACCGTCCATACATCATTTTGACTTTCTGCAAATAATTCTTTCACATTTGTGAACCTCACAATCACCGTCCATACATCATTTTGACTTTCTGCAAATAATTCTTTCACATTTGTAAACCTTACAACCACCGTCCGTCATTTTAAGTTTCGGTACCGGTAAGTGATTCTTCCATCTTTGCAAACTTCGTGACACTGTCCATCATGCTGACTCACTACATTTGTATAAACCATGACACCGTCCATTTTGTTGACCCACTACAATTGTGACCCTCATGACACCGTCCATCATGTTGACGCTCTACATTTGTAAACCCCATTACACCATCATGTTGATTCACTACACTGAGTTTCTGTGAATAACATCCGCATTTACACTGTCCATCAGTTTAAAATTTCTGATTCTGAGTGAATGATTTTACCATTTCTAAACCTCTTGATCACAGCCGATCGTTTGTAC
Encoded proteins:
- the LOC135478708 gene encoding FAS-associated death domain protein-like gives rise to the protein MEIQVSAFRVMLNNLAHQLSERDLQSMKYLCRDLIPRGRLESIEEPIELWDALEQREQLGVNNTRFLKQLLIYGTEGRRDLLSILQNYEASLTSNADVHERTSDVTPSHANFNGYRLSNPIRSQQQFPELRREVEFIVKNIGRDWRQFVRALGVCEADIDYVSEQYPRDLREKVRQTLIMWQAQNPEIASKEALITGLKLCERNDMVHQMLRGQY